CACTCGCACGCGTTACCCGGGTCGGCGTCGTAGTTGTACGTCCCGACGGCGCAGCACACGGAGGCAATACAAGTGTCGTCCGTGGGGTCACCGGGGCACAACGCGGTCGGGTCGCCTTCGTCCACGCCGCCGCTGCAGTTCTCGTCCGACAGGCCACAGACCTCGCTGGCGCCCGGGTTTACCGCCGGGTTGGCTTCGTCGCAATCCGTGCCAGCCGGGTAGCCATCGCCATCGACGTCCACGTCACCTGGGACGCAGTGCAGGCCGGTGCAGGTGCTCCCTTGTGGGCACGTCGCAGACGTAAAGCAGCGCGGGTACTCCACGCAGGCGCCGTTGGAGCAGCGGAAGAACGGCTGGTCGCAGACCACGCCATCACACGAGAGCGTGCCCATGTCGCGCCCCATGTCCACGGTCCCTTGGTCCTGGCCCATGTCCTCTCCGTCACTCGAGTCGGTCCCCATGTCCATGGGCGTTCCGCCTCCGGAGCCGCAGCCGGCTGACCCCAGGCCGAGCAGAGCCAGCGCGTGGAGGATGGGGAGCGTGCGTGACCGCGAGGGAGTTGTGGTCGCCATCGATACCGTGAGCAACGTGGAAGAGGGGCAGGCTGCGCCGCGCGCGCCTAGAATCAGATTGATACCTGCATCGGCACCGTATGGCCAGTCTGGGGCCGACAAAGGCGCCGAATCAGAGAGGAGGAGTCGCGGACGCGCCACCACGCGGAGGCGGTGGGCGGCCCTCGGCGGCGGCCGCGAGGAAACCAAGGGCTTGCTCGGCATGTGGCTGCAGCACGCGCGCTAGCGTTTCGGCGAAATAGGGGCCGTGTGGCCGTGGGATGGTGCCCCGTTCGGTCCAGGTCACCCGGGTGCGCGCGGGCGTGACGGCAGCATAGCGGACCTGGCCCTCCGAGCGGACGCCGGCTGGCAGCGTCTGCTCCCAGGTGACGCCCTGCGCGCTGGCGCTCGTGATGCGCAGCCCTCCCGTGCCGAAGCCGTCCCCGCGCCAATCGACACGCGCCCCCCGCCCCGCGCTCGGGCCCGCGTACGTGCGCCGGAGCGTGGGGTCCGCGTCGTCGTTCCAGCCGAGCCACGCGACGTGCTGCCGGGGGCTCGCGACGAACGGGTGGATGGCGTCGATGGGGGCGTCGACCACGACGCTCACCTGCACCTCGTAGGAGTTGTCCAGGAACATCCCAGCACCGCCGCTCACCAGGGCGAGCACCAGCAACACCGTGAGCACCACGCTCACCCCGCGTCCGAACCGAGAAGCCATGCTGGGAAGATAGCTCAATGCGGCAGCAGGCCCGAGCGGCCCGCGAGGAGCAGCGCGAGGGCCACCACGGCGCTCAGCAGGACGAGCGTGAACGCGGAGGGTGCAGGACCGCGGAGGACGCGGCGGGGGAACTCGACCTCCTGCACGAGCCCCGCTTCCACGTCCACCAACAGCACGCCGTCCACGTCGAAAGCCACGGAGTACTCCAGCAGCTGGCGGCGGGTGGGCGGGTGCGCCAGCGAGGGGGCACGGTCGCCAGTCTTCACTTCGGCCACGTAGTGCTTGCCCCGGCGGCTCACGAGGTAGTCCGCGCGCAGGGCGACGGGCCAGCTCTGGCCTGCCAAGCGTGGGTGGTAGGTCGTCGCGAGCTGGGCGTCGCGCACGCGGTAACCATGGTCGCGCAGCAGCGTGGCGGCTCGCTTCTCCCCGCGGAGCGCACGACGTGCTCGGCGGTGGGCCACGCGGCTGCGGAGCAGGCGGCGCGCCCACACGCCCAAGCCCAGGAGCCCCAGCGCGAGGAGAACGCCGAGAAAAGCAGGCGTCAACGAGATTTGATGGAGGGTTCGTGGAATCGAAAACATCAGTGGTTCTCTATAGCAGGGAGGTGTGACATCGCTCCCGCGTCGCGTGACTCAATATGAAAAGAATCGCGATAATCAAAGCAATAAAATGGCTCGGTGTGGGGTGGTTGAGCGTTTTGGTGTCGTTGGAATCACGCTATGGCGATGGGTTGAGTGGATAAGCTGTGGATAACTCTAGTGGTGGGCCATGGAGAAAAATCGGCGCCTCATGTCGAATTGTATTGACGGCACGCTCCGGCCTCTGGCATCTTGAGTCTTGGAAGGTCGCGAAACACGAAGCAGCGGGTCTCTGGCCGGCTGTGACAAAGCGAAGCTTGAAAATCGAATACGAGTTGCAGACATGATCTCGACAGCGCGCTCGGGCGTGGACGTGGCGAAGCAGTCCCTCGTGGATTAGCCGGACGCGTCGACATCACCTCGAGAGCCTGCATCGGCGACGTCGCCTTCGGGTGCGGCGCGGATAGCCACCGGGTGCTCGTCATCCGGCGGCAGAGGCATGTCATGCGGGTGTCGTCCCAGCAGAACGCTAAACACGGGCTGCAGGGGGTGGCGTCTCGCATCGGGCTAGGTGAAACACCCTGGTTCCCACAACACACCCGCTCTCGGGTAGCGCGCACTGACTTCGGTTGGTGCACGAGACTCAGCGGTGCACGAGCCTCGGCTCGTGTGCAGCACGGCTCTCTGGCTCTGGCCAGGGGCTGCGAGAGGCGAGCGGAGCGGCGGCAACGTCGCGCCCTCGAGGGGCCGTGGTCGTGGAGCTCGACAAGCAACGCTCGTGGCGTGCTCGCGGGAAACCGTGGTGCACGCAGAGGCGGCCCTGAGTTAATTCGCAGGAATCGCCAGTGACTTTCCACCGACGGGGTGGTCTCTTGCCAACGCTCGAGACCTCCCCGTTTTCTATTCCGTCATCGTGCGGCGGCTCCTGCGCGGTTCACCCGTGGTGTTGCGTTCCGCTGCGCAGCGGGTTGGCAGAAAACGCCCGGTAGTTGTCATTGCTGCCAGAGTCGTGCGCGAGCACCCTGTGCTCATGGACCGACGCGTCGTCATCGCGGTGTTTCCGGGCATCCAGGCGCTCGACCTGGTGGGCCCGCTCGAGGTCTTCCACGCCGCTCACAGGCACCTCGGAAGTGGGCGGGGCTACCGCGTGGAGGTCGTCGCGGAGAGCACGGACGTGCTCCAAACGTCGAGCGGGCTCCAGCTGCTGGCAGACCGCTCCTTCTCGTCCGTTCGGGGCGCCATCGACACGCTGGTGATCGCGGGTGGGGAGGGGGCTCGGGCTGCTGCGCACGAGCGCCGCGTGCAGGCTTGGGTGCGCCGGGTCTCGCCCCTGTCTCGCCGCGTGGCCGCCGTCTGCACCGGGGCCTTCGTGCTCGCCTCCGCCGGCGTGCTCGCGGGGCTGCGCGCCACCACGCACTGGGCGTACTGCGGCCGGCTGGCGCGCGACTTCCCCGACGTGAACGTCGCGGACGATGCCATCTACGTTCGAGATGGTCGCGTGTGGACCTCGGCGGGCGTCACGGCGGGGATGGACCTCGCCCTGGCGCTGGTGGAGGACGACCTCGGGAGTGAGGTGGCGCTGGCCGTGGCGCGCCAGCTGGTGATGTTCGTCCATCGGCCGGGCGGGCAGTCTCAGTTCAGCGCGCAGCTGGCCTCTCAGCTGGCGGAGCGCGAACCCCTGCGTGAGCTGCAGGCCTTCATCGCGGACAACCCCACCGCCGACCTTTCGGTCGCTCGCTTGGCGGCCCGCGCCGCCATGAGCCCCCGCAACTTCGCCCGCGCGTTCGCGGCCGAGGTGGGTGTGACCCCCGCCGCCTTCGTGGAGCGCGCGCGGGTCGAGGTAGCGCGACGCCTGCTCGAGACGACGCGGGACGACGTGGAGTCCGTCGCCACGCGCGCGGGTTTCGGCCGCGTGGAGACCTTGCGGCGCAGCTTCCAGCGCAGCCTGGGCGTCAGCCCCAGCGACTACCGGCGGCGCTTCCAGCCGCGTTCTCGAGCCAAGGAGACATGAGATGAAGATCGCACTGGTGTTGTTCGATGGGATCACCGCGCTCGATGTGGTGGGCCCCTACGAAGTGCTGAGCCGCGTGCCCGGCGCCGAGGTCGTCTTCGCGGGGCCACGGGCTGGCTTGGCGCGCACCGACAACCGCGCGCTCGGGCTACAGGTGGACGTCGCGCTCGCGGACGTGCACCACGCGGACGTGCTGCTGGTACCCGGCGGCTACGGTGTGGACGCCCTGATCGCGGACCCGCAGATTCTCGCGGACCTGCGCAGGCTGGACGCGAAGACGCGTTTCACCACCTCCGTGTGCACCGGCGCGCTGGTGCTGGG
This region of Sandaracinaceae bacterium genomic DNA includes:
- a CDS encoding DJ-1/PfpI family protein; translation: MDRRVVIAVFPGIQALDLVGPLEVFHAAHRHLGSGRGYRVEVVAESTDVLQTSSGLQLLADRSFSSVRGAIDTLVIAGGEGARAAAHERRVQAWVRRVSPLSRRVAAVCTGAFVLASAGVLAGLRATTHWAYCGRLARDFPDVNVADDAIYVRDGRVWTSAGVTAGMDLALALVEDDLGSEVALAVARQLVMFVHRPGGQSQFSAQLASQLAEREPLRELQAFIADNPTADLSVARLAARAAMSPRNFARAFAAEVGVTPAAFVERARVEVARRLLETTRDDVESVATRAGFGRVETLRRSFQRSLGVSPSDYRRRFQPRSRAKET
- a CDS encoding SRPBCC family protein, which gives rise to MASRFGRGVSVVLTVLLVLALVSGGAGMFLDNSYEVQVSVVVDAPIDAIHPFVASPRQHVAWLGWNDDADPTLRRTYAGPSAGRGARVDWRGDGFGTGGLRITSASAQGVTWEQTLPAGVRSEGQVRYAAVTPARTRVTWTERGTIPRPHGPYFAETLARVLQPHAEQALGFLAAAAEGRPPPPRGGASATPPL